The Oscillospiraceae bacterium genome contains a region encoding:
- a CDS encoding hypothetical protein (possible pseudo due to internal stop codon): MGKGLRYCFECPDYPCKLIKNLEKSYNKRYQASLMENSGFVCQHGLEKFMEQQKRKYTCPQCGGIVSIHDRVCSECQESL, encoded by the coding sequence ATGGGGAAAGGGCTGCGCTACTGTTTTGAATGCCCTGACTATCCCTGCAAGCTGATCAAAAACCTTGAAAAAAGCTACAACAAAAGGTATCAGGCGAGCCTTATGGAAAACAGCGGATTTGTTTGCCAACACGGTTTGGAAAAGTTTATGGAACAGCAGAAAAGGAAATATACTTGCCCCCAATGCGGGGGGATCGTTTCGATCCATGACAGAGTGTGCAGCGAGTGCCAGGAAAGCCTGTGA
- a CDS encoding competence protein TfoX — MGELKGLPNLGPVLEEELARAGITTREQLYALGSREAWLRLYTADPTACLHRLLALEGAVQGVRKADLPPETKAELKAFFKAATGK, encoded by the coding sequence ATGGGCGAATTGAAAGGCCTGCCGAATCTGGGGCCGGTACTGGAAGAGGAGTTGGCGCGGGCGGGCATCACTACCCGTGAGCAGCTGTATGCCCTTGGAAGCCGGGAGGCTTGGCTGCGCCTGTACACGGCCGACCCCACCGCCTGCCTGCACAGGCTGCTGGCGCTGGAGGGCGCGGTGCAGGGCGTGCGCAAGGCCGACCTGCCCCCGGAGACCAAGGCGGAGCTGAAAGCTTTTTTCAAAGCCGCCACAGGAAAGTGA
- a CDS encoding MFS transporter has translation MKLNSKRTFYVGLAFMSISAFWQVYDGIIPLILKYTFGIGDTWSGAVMALDNVLALFMLPLFGVLSDRTHTRIGRRMPFILAGTAGAVMCLVLIPLANQLKSLPLFFVGLGLVLICMATYRSPAVALMPDVTPKPLRSQGNAIINLMGAVGGIIMLAAVKFLVPAGDNPNYFPVFLCTAALMAVCVMLLFVKIKEPACVAQMEKESSEAGYDPADQDGADAPGEGEKMDPAVFRSLVLILASVVLWFMGYNAVTTHFSKYARESWGMAGGNYAMVLMVAQAGAILTYIPVGMIAARVGRKRTIQIGCLLLAGSFGSAILFHSFSWMLFGFFALAGVAWAFINVNSYPMVVEMSRGADVGKYTGYYYTFSMSAQILTPILSGWLMEHVGYHTLFPYAALCVVGSFVTMCFVRHGDAKPVPVKNKLEAFDVDD, from the coding sequence ATGAAGCTCAACTCGAAACGAACCTTTTACGTAGGCCTGGCCTTTATGTCCATCAGTGCCTTCTGGCAGGTCTACGACGGGATCATCCCCCTGATCCTGAAGTACACCTTTGGCATCGGCGACACCTGGTCCGGCGCAGTGATGGCACTGGACAATGTGCTGGCCCTGTTCATGCTGCCGCTGTTCGGTGTGCTCTCGGACCGCACACACACCCGCATCGGCCGGCGCATGCCCTTTATTTTGGCGGGCACGGCGGGGGCGGTGATGTGCCTGGTGCTCATCCCGCTGGCAAACCAGCTCAAGAGCCTGCCCCTGTTCTTTGTGGGGCTGGGGCTGGTGCTCATCTGCATGGCCACCTACCGCAGCCCGGCAGTGGCCCTGATGCCGGACGTCACCCCCAAACCCCTGCGCAGCCAGGGCAACGCCATCATCAACCTGATGGGCGCTGTGGGCGGCATCATCATGCTGGCAGCGGTAAAGTTTTTGGTGCCCGCGGGCGACAACCCCAATTACTTCCCGGTGTTTTTGTGCACGGCCGCGCTGATGGCGGTGTGCGTGATGCTGCTTTTTGTTAAGATCAAGGAGCCCGCCTGTGTGGCCCAGATGGAAAAGGAGAGCAGCGAGGCGGGTTACGACCCGGCGGACCAGGACGGGGCGGACGCCCCGGGCGAGGGCGAAAAAATGGATCCGGCGGTGTTCCGGAGCCTGGTGCTTATTTTGGCCAGCGTGGTGCTGTGGTTCATGGGCTACAACGCCGTGACCACCCATTTTTCCAAGTATGCCCGCGAGAGCTGGGGCATGGCGGGCGGCAACTATGCCATGGTGCTGATGGTGGCCCAGGCGGGGGCCATCCTGACCTATATCCCAGTGGGCATGATCGCCGCCAGGGTGGGGCGCAAGCGCACCATCCAGATCGGCTGCCTGCTGCTGGCGGGCAGCTTTGGCTCGGCAATTTTGTTCCACAGCTTTTCCTGGATGCTGTTCGGCTTTTTTGCGCTGGCCGGGGTAGCCTGGGCGTTCATCAATGTGAACAGCTACCCCATGGTGGTGGAGATGAGCCGCGGCGCGGACGTGGGCAAATACACCGGGTATTACTATACCTTCAGCATGAGCGCCCAGATCCTCACCCCCATCCTCTCGGGCTGGCTGATGGAGCACGTGGGCTACCACACCCTGTTCCCCTATGCGGCGCTGTGCGTGGTGGGCAGCTTTGTGACCATGTGCTTTGTGCGGCATGGCGACGCAAAGCCCGTGCCGGTGAAAAACAAGCTGGAAGCCTTTGACGTGGACGATTGA
- a CDS encoding ABC transporter permease, whose protein sequence is MQLFDNVRMAFGSLWANKMRALLTMLGIIIGIGSVIAIVTLGDSLTGSITDSLQGFGINNITVSLQQKSEDIETTGGGMVAVRMFGPEQPSEGDLITDAMIEEFRTAYADNIYAVSLSQSVGTGTVRQGSTSVSVNAQGANADLALASDLELLHGRFIKDSDGERQVAVVSDKFCEKVFGASSASVLGREFELAVNGKLLRFYVVGVYEYDDSGYFSLTGSDPVTELYMPLAAAQKLAGGTAGYQNFTVVAASGTDTTAFLENVKSFFASFYTRNQSWTVTASSMESMLKEMTSMMNTVKLAISAIAAISLLVGGIGVMNIMLVSITERTREIGTRKALGAPGRALRLQFITEAVVICLVGGAFGVALGIGAGSAGAQLLGYAAKPSAVAILAAVGFSMAIGVFFGYYPANKAAKLDPIEALRYE, encoded by the coding sequence GTGCAGCTGTTTGACAATGTGCGCATGGCCTTTGGCAGCCTGTGGGCCAACAAGATGCGGGCCCTGCTCACCATGCTGGGCATCATCATCGGCATTGGCTCGGTGATCGCCATTGTGACCCTGGGCGATTCGCTCACCGGCTCCATCACCGACAGCCTGCAGGGATTTGGGATCAACAATATCACCGTGAGCCTGCAGCAGAAAAGCGAGGACATTGAAACGACAGGCGGGGGCATGGTGGCGGTGCGCATGTTCGGGCCAGAGCAGCCAAGCGAGGGGGACCTGATCACCGACGCCATGATCGAAGAATTCCGCACCGCCTATGCCGACAATATTTATGCCGTCTCTCTGAGCCAGAGCGTGGGCACGGGCACGGTGCGCCAGGGCAGTACCAGCGTGAGCGTGAACGCCCAGGGCGCCAACGCCGACCTGGCCCTGGCCAGCGACCTTGAGCTGCTGCACGGGCGCTTTATCAAGGACTCGGACGGTGAGCGCCAGGTGGCGGTGGTGAGCGACAAGTTCTGCGAGAAAGTGTTCGGCGCTTCCTCCGCTTCGGTGCTGGGCAGGGAATTTGAGCTGGCGGTAAACGGCAAGCTGCTGCGGTTTTATGTGGTGGGCGTGTATGAATACGACGACTCGGGCTACTTCAGCCTGACGGGCTCGGACCCGGTGACCGAACTGTATATGCCCCTGGCCGCCGCGCAAAAGCTGGCCGGCGGCACGGCGGGGTACCAGAACTTCACGGTGGTGGCGGCCTCCGGCACCGACACGACCGCCTTTTTGGAGAATGTGAAGAGCTTCTTTGCCTCGTTTTACACCCGCAACCAGAGCTGGACGGTCACCGCCTCCAGCATGGAGAGCATGCTGAAAGAGATGACCAGCATGATGAACACGGTCAAGCTGGCCATCAGCGCCATTGCGGCCATCAGCCTTTTGGTGGGCGGCATCGGCGTGATGAACATCATGCTGGTAAGCATTACCGAGCGCACCCGTGAGATCGGCACCCGCAAGGCGCTGGGCGCGCCGGGCCGGGCCCTGCGGCTGCAGTTCATCACCGAGGCGGTGGTCATCTGCCTGGTGGGCGGCGCCTTCGGCGTGGCGCTGGGCATTGGCGCCGGCAGCGCGGGCGCGCAGCTTTTGGGCTACGCGGCAAAGCCCAGTGCGGTCGCCATTCTGGCGGCGGTGGGCTTTTCCATGGCGATCGGCGTGTTCTTTGGGTATTACCCGGCGAACAAGGCCGCCAAGCTGGATCCCATTGAGGCGCTGCGCTACGAGTGA
- a CDS encoding peptide ABC transporter ATP-binding protein encodes MSGPIIQMQGIIKRYYIGKPNELEILHGIDLTVNEGEFVAIVGESGSGKSTLMNIIGALDRPTEGGYALDGVEVAAAKDKQLSAIRNQKIGFVFQTFNLIGRTSALKNVELPMLYAGLPARQRSARARELLEMVGMSDRAKHEPSELSGGQKQRVAIARALANRPALLLADEPTGALDSATSRTVMDIFHRLHAEGMTIVLITHSQELAAECGRILTLRDGQFIAERKGAGRSAAV; translated from the coding sequence ATGAGCGGGCCTATCATTCAGATGCAGGGCATCATCAAGCGCTATTACATCGGCAAACCCAACGAGCTGGAAATTCTGCACGGCATTGATCTGACCGTGAACGAGGGCGAGTTCGTGGCCATTGTGGGCGAGTCGGGCAGCGGCAAATCCACCCTGATGAACATCATCGGCGCGCTGGACCGCCCCACCGAGGGCGGCTATGCGCTGGACGGGGTGGAGGTGGCCGCCGCAAAGGACAAACAGCTCTCGGCCATCCGTAACCAAAAGATCGGCTTTGTGTTCCAGACCTTTAACCTGATCGGGCGCACCAGCGCCCTGAAAAATGTGGAGCTGCCCATGCTGTATGCGGGGCTGCCCGCCCGCCAGCGCAGCGCCCGGGCCAGAGAGCTGCTGGAAATGGTGGGCATGAGCGACCGGGCAAAGCATGAGCCGAGCGAATTGTCGGGCGGGCAAAAGCAAAGGGTAGCCATTGCCCGGGCGCTGGCGAACCGGCCGGCCCTGCTGCTGGCCGACGAACCCACCGGCGCGCTGGACTCGGCCACCAGCCGCACGGTGATGGACATTTTTCACCGCCTGCACGCCGAGGGAATGACCATTGTGCTGATCACCCACTCGCAGGAGCTGGCCGCCGAGTGCGGGCGCATCCTGACCCTGCGGGACGGGCAGTTTATTGCCGAGCGAAAGGGGGCGGGGCGCAGTGCAGCTGTTTGA
- a CDS encoding transcriptional regulator: MYEELFYARLTALRQAKGVSAREMSLALGQSEGYINAIENQKGFPSMEAFFYICEYLGVTPREFFDDETGYTPQSRELLRQYELLEQEEREHVSGIIAALGKKNRKRPEHG, from the coding sequence ATGTATGAAGAACTGTTTTATGCGCGCCTTACGGCGCTGCGGCAGGCCAAAGGGGTTTCTGCCCGGGAAATGAGCCTTGCGCTGGGCCAGAGCGAGGGATATATCAACGCAATTGAAAACCAAAAGGGGTTTCCCTCGATGGAGGCGTTTTTTTATATCTGCGAGTATCTGGGCGTGACGCCGCGGGAGTTTTTTGACGATGAAACTGGGTACACGCCCCAGAGCCGGGAGCTTTTGCGGCAGTACGAGCTGCTGGAACAGGAGGAGCGCGAGCATGTGAGCGGGATCATAGCAGCGCTGGGAAAAAAGAACCGCAAAAGGCCTGAGCACGGCTGA
- the dacF_2 gene encoding D-alanyl-D-alanine carboxypeptidase: MKKWRMVLGFFCLLAAGLALPAAAMWQPPEGAVNAEAVYLYELTTDTLVYEKNAHEERAAASLTKMMTGLLLAESGVDLSESFTIPRELEAEFDRIQAENGSDADLKIGETVTLESLFYACMLPSGNDAASVIAYYLGNGDMDAFFARMNRRAAELGCENTNFTCAHGLYGLEYGNHSTAYDMFLIARACRENELFMSVVTQNGYWMPLTNLHPEPKTPDAPAGAAYYVRTTNVMQLPDQELYRAYIQGIKTGFTDEAGRCFVSSAQQDGLVWVLVVMGAPKALAEDGFNWSFHTTADLYDWALEEFFAVELPSRETPVAQLPLAWCGETETAGVYAAAGLPALQAAGSRVEVIPGELPARLEAPLPAGQKLGTAQVLVDGELIGIVDLVTLQGFERSAWLYYKEKLAPYWWLAAAAALLVFGALGLLAARRRRARKSRRRAAAR; the protein is encoded by the coding sequence TTGAAAAAATGGAGGATGGTACTGGGGTTTTTCTGCCTGCTGGCGGCGGGCCTGGCCCTGCCGGCTGCGGCTATGTGGCAGCCGCCCGAGGGCGCGGTGAACGCTGAGGCGGTGTATCTGTATGAGCTCACCACCGACACCCTGGTGTACGAAAAAAACGCCCATGAGGAGCGGGCGGCGGCCAGCCTGACCAAAATGATGACCGGGCTTTTGCTGGCCGAGAGCGGGGTGGATCTTTCCGAGAGTTTTACCATCCCCCGGGAGCTGGAGGCCGAGTTTGACCGAATCCAGGCCGAAAACGGCTCGGACGCGGACCTGAAAATTGGGGAAACAGTCACCCTGGAAAGCCTGTTTTACGCCTGCATGCTGCCCAGCGGAAACGATGCAGCCAGCGTGATCGCCTATTATTTGGGCAATGGCGATATGGACGCCTTTTTTGCCCGCATGAACCGGCGGGCGGCCGAGTTGGGCTGTGAAAATACAAATTTCACCTGCGCCCACGGCCTGTACGGCCTGGAATACGGCAACCACTCCACAGCCTACGACATGTTTTTGATCGCCCGTGCCTGCCGGGAGAACGAGCTGTTCATGAGCGTGGTGACCCAAAACGGCTACTGGATGCCCCTCACGAATCTGCATCCTGAGCCCAAAACGCCGGATGCCCCGGCGGGCGCCGCCTACTACGTGCGCACCACCAACGTGATGCAGCTGCCGGACCAGGAGCTGTACCGCGCCTATATCCAGGGCATCAAGACCGGTTTTACCGACGAAGCGGGCCGATGCTTTGTTTCCAGCGCGCAGCAGGACGGGCTTGTATGGGTGCTGGTGGTCATGGGCGCCCCCAAAGCGCTTGCGGAGGACGGCTTTAACTGGTCGTTCCACACCACCGCTGACCTTTACGACTGGGCGCTGGAGGAGTTTTTTGCGGTGGAGCTGCCCAGCCGGGAAACGCCGGTGGCCCAGCTGCCCCTGGCCTGGTGCGGCGAAACGGAAACCGCAGGGGTGTATGCCGCCGCCGGCCTGCCCGCCCTGCAAGCGGCCGGCAGCCGGGTGGAGGTGATCCCAGGCGAGCTGCCCGCCCGGCTGGAAGCGCCCCTGCCGGCGGGGCAAAAGCTGGGCACCGCCCAGGTGCTGGTGGACGGCGAACTGATCGGCATTGTGGACCTGGTGACATTGCAGGGCTTTGAGCGCAGCGCCTGGCTTTACTATAAAGAGAAGCTGGCCCCTTATTGGTGGCTGGCGGCGGCCGCGGCGTTGCTGGTTTTTGGGGCCCTGGGGCTGCTGGCGGCGCGCAGACGGCGCGCCCGGAAAAGCCGCCGCCGCGCGGCCGCACGCTGA
- a CDS encoding cell division protein FtsH: MKKEGPKNPKKAIIYYYIIALVVLLLLNALVFPRMMQRQVSEVTYNQFIADLDAGKVSAVEENESEGTITYMMKDENGRERLYRTALINDPGRVDRLLHASGPDGAAVQFGGVIPTQASPLMNLLVTVVFPVLLFVLVGQLLMRFMMKKMGGGNAMTFGKSNAKVYVEAQTGKTFADVAGQDEAKEALAEIVDFLHNPSKYNSIGATLPKGALLVGPPGTGKTLLAKAVAGEAHVPFFSISGSEFVEMFVGMGAARVRDLFKQAADKAPCIVFIDEIDTIGKSRDGAAGMGGNDEREQTLNQLLTEMDGFDGSKGVIILAATNRPETLDKALLRPGRFDRRIPVELPDLEGRAAILKVHAKKVMMDENVDFMAIARATSGASGAELANMINEAALLAVKQNRRIVRQEDLMEAVETVIAGYQRKNKVLSQREKRIVAYHEIGHALVAARQSDSAPVTKITIVPRTSGALGYTLQVPEEETNLLSREEAFNKIATFTGGRAAEELIFGSYTSGASNDIEQATRLARSMVTRLGMSAEFDMMALETVSGPYLSGDAALACSEGTAEKIDREVLAIIRSAHEKAAGILAENKEKLHELANFLMERETITGEEFMEILHRE, from the coding sequence ATGAAAAAGGAAGGCCCCAAAAACCCTAAAAAAGCAATTATTTATTATTATATCATCGCTCTTGTGGTGCTGCTTTTGCTCAATGCGCTGGTATTTCCCCGCATGATGCAGCGCCAGGTGAGCGAGGTAACGTATAACCAGTTTATCGCCGACCTGGATGCCGGCAAGGTGAGCGCCGTGGAGGAGAATGAATCCGAAGGGACCATCACCTACATGATGAAGGACGAAAACGGCCGCGAGCGGCTGTATCGCACCGCGCTCATCAACGACCCCGGCCGGGTGGACCGGCTGCTGCACGCCAGCGGGCCGGACGGCGCGGCGGTGCAGTTCGGCGGGGTGATCCCCACCCAGGCCTCGCCCCTGATGAACCTGCTGGTCACGGTGGTGTTCCCCGTGCTGCTGTTTGTGCTGGTGGGGCAGCTGCTCATGCGCTTTATGATGAAAAAGATGGGCGGCGGCAACGCCATGACCTTTGGCAAATCCAACGCCAAGGTGTATGTGGAGGCCCAGACCGGCAAGACCTTTGCCGATGTGGCAGGCCAGGATGAGGCCAAGGAAGCCCTGGCCGAGATCGTGGACTTTTTGCACAACCCCTCAAAGTACAACAGCATCGGCGCCACGCTGCCCAAGGGCGCGTTGCTGGTGGGCCCCCCGGGCACCGGCAAAACGCTGCTGGCCAAGGCGGTGGCGGGCGAGGCCCACGTGCCCTTTTTCTCGATCTCCGGGTCGGAGTTTGTGGAGATGTTCGTGGGCATGGGCGCGGCGCGGGTGCGCGATCTGTTCAAGCAGGCCGCCGATAAAGCCCCCTGCATTGTGTTCATTGACGAGATCGACACCATTGGCAAAAGCCGCGACGGCGCGGCGGGCATGGGCGGAAACGATGAGCGGGAGCAGACCCTGAACCAGCTTTTGACCGAGATGGACGGCTTTGACGGCTCGAAGGGCGTGATTATTCTGGCCGCCACCAACCGGCCGGAAACGCTGGACAAGGCCCTGCTGCGGCCCGGGCGGTTTGACCGGCGCATCCCGGTGGAGCTGCCGGACCTGGAGGGGCGCGCGGCCATTTTAAAGGTGCACGCCAAAAAGGTCATGATGGACGAGAATGTGGACTTTATGGCCATTGCCCGGGCGACCTCGGGCGCGTCCGGCGCTGAGCTTGCCAACATGATCAACGAGGCCGCGCTGCTGGCGGTAAAGCAGAACCGGCGCATTGTGCGCCAGGAGGACCTGATGGAGGCGGTGGAGACCGTGATCGCGGGCTACCAGCGCAAAAACAAGGTACTCAGCCAGAGGGAAAAGCGCATCGTGGCCTACCACGAGATCGGCCATGCGCTGGTGGCGGCAAGGCAGTCGGACAGCGCGCCGGTGACCAAGATCACCATTGTGCCCCGCACCAGCGGCGCGCTGGGCTACACCCTGCAGGTGCCGGAAGAGGAAACGAACCTGCTCAGCCGCGAGGAGGCGTTCAATAAGATTGCCACCTTTACCGGCGGCCGGGCGGCCGAGGAGCTCATCTTCGGGAGCTACACCTCCGGCGCTTCCAACGATATCGAGCAGGCCACGCGGCTGGCGCGCAGCATGGTGACCCGCCTGGGCATGAGCGCCGAGTTTGATATGATGGCGCTGGAGACCGTGAGCGGCCCGTACCTTTCGGGCGACGCGGCGCTTGCCTGCAGCGAGGGCACCGCGGAAAAGATCGACCGGGAGGTGCTGGCCATAATCCGGTCGGCCCACGAAAAGGCGGCGGGTATTCTTGCCGAAAACAAAGAAAAGCTGCACGAGCTGGCGAACTTTTTGATGGAGCGCGAAACCATTACCGGCGAGGAATTTATGGAGATCCTGCACCGGGAATAG